A region of the Pseudarthrobacter oxydans genome:
CAGCATTCCCGGTCTCCTTCCCGTGGCAGTGGTACCCATGCTATTTCCGCCCGCCTGAAACTCCCCGCAGCACCGCCTACACGGCCACAGCAGGCCGGGTGGCCATCGCCGCCGCCTGGTGCAGCGCCTCCACCATGGACCGCGAATCCGCGATCGCCTTGCCGGCAATGTCGAACGCGGTGCCGTGGTCCACAGACGTGCGGATCACCGGCAGGCCCACGGTGATGTTCACGCCGGCCTCGATGCCCAGCACCTTCACCGGCCCGTGCCCCTGGTCGTGGTACATGGCCACCACCAGGTCGTAATCGCCGCGGCCGGCCAGGAAGAACAGCGTGTCCGCGGGCAGCGGGCCCACCGCGTTGATCCCGTCCACCTGCGCCGCCTTCACACCCGGCTCGATCTTCTCCGCTTCCTCGCCCTGCCCGAACAGGCCGTTCTCGCCGGCGTGCGGGTTGATGGCGCACACGCCGATCTTCGGGTTCGGGATGCCCGCCCGGACCAGTGCCTCGTGGCCGCGGCGGATGGTGCGCTCCACCAGGTCCGGGTTGATCTTGCGGATGGCGTCCATCAGCCCGATGTGCGTGGTCACGTGGATCACCCGGATCTTGGGCGTGGAGAGCATCATGGACACCTCCTCCGTGCCCGTCAGGTGAGCCAGCAGCTCGGTGTGCCCGGGGAAGATATGGCCGGCTGCGTGCAGCGCCTCCTTGTTCAGCGGCGCCGTGCAGATCGCCTGCACCTTCCCGGCCATCGCCAGCTCGCTGGCCATCCGGATGTATTCGTACGCGGCGTGTCCGGCCACGGGGGAGAGCTGCCCCCACGGAAGGTCCTCCGGCAGCAGCGCGAGGTCGATCACGTTCACCCGGCCCGGCGTGAACACCGCGTCCTCCACGTCCTCAATGCTCTGGATGTCCGCCTGGATACCCAGGACGTCCGCGGCCTGGCGCAGGCGCAGCGCGTCGCCGATCACCACGGGCCGGCACTCGGCATTGCTCTGCGGATCCAGCACGGCGGCAACCACCACCTCCGGCCCCACTCCGGCCCCGTCGCCCATGGTCACGGCCACGTTGGGGAGGGCGTTCTGCTCGGTGCTGCTCACTGCGGCGGTTGTCATGTCTGCTCCAGGTCGTTTGGAAGTCTTGCTGGGAAGGGTGGTGGCGGGAGCCTGCGCGGACCGGCCGCGGCGCTCCCGGATTTCGTCGTAAAGCTGTAGGAGGGCCAGGTGGTCGCCGAAGCTGCCGGGCTTGGTGCCCACCAGCGTTCCGTCGTCCGCCCTGCTGAGCACGACGCCGTGCTGCACGGCCGCGAGCGGTACCAGCCGGTGGAGACCCACGGCGTCCAGGACTTCCCTGGCCGTCTCGCCGCCGGTGAGGATCAGGTCTGTTGGTGTTGCCTTGGCAGCCGCGGCTGCGAACTTTGACAGGGCCTGCACGATGCGGGCTGACCCGGACGGGTCCACTTTTGAAGTAGCAAGTGTGATGGCTACGCGGTGGCCTGCCCGCAAATCCGCTGAAACCTGGGCCAGTTGGGAAGCATAGGCCCCGACGGCTCCGGCGTACTGTGGGTGCAGCCGAACCACCGTGAAGCCGTGGGCTTCCAGCCGGGCCAGCTGCGCCTGCGCGGTTCCGGAAGCGGAGCCGACGACGGCGAGCACCGGCCTGGCGGCTGCCTGCGGTTGAGTGGTGGCTGTGTCAGCCTGTGCCCTGGGTTGCGCATTTCGCGCAGCTTGGGTTGCGAGACGCTGTGCGAGGGCGTCAGCCGTTCCGCCGGTTCCCACCAGCACAATGCGGCGGCCGCCGGTCTGGAAGCCCAGCTCGAGCAAGGCGTCCACCACGGACTCCAGGTCCTGGACGGTGTCGCAGTCGGCCACCACCAGCGAGGGCTGGTCCGAATCCATCAGCGGGGCCAGTGTGGCAGCCAGTGAACCGGACCGCACCTCAGCGAGGGGCAGGGTCTGCACCGATGACGGGTCCTCCGGGCGCAGCAGCGAGGGGATATCCGCTGGCGGGGCTGAATGTTCGGCCTGCCACAGATCCGTCTCCGCCAGGGGAGTCCCGGCAACCAAAGGCCGGCCGTCAACTACGGACCGCTGCAGCTGGGGGAGTGCCCCCGCGACAACGGCATGGAAACCAAGGCCGGCCAGCGCGGCTACTTCGGCACGGACGTTGCCGCGCCACAGGGAGTCCACTTTCTTGAACATCACCTGCGCACCAGCAGCCTCGGGGCTGGCAAAGGCTTCCTTGACCATAGCCTCGGCAGCAGATTCAGCAAGTCCGCGGGAGTGCGTATCGGTGACCACCACGTCGGTGACAGGCTCCGGGAAGGAGGTGCCGCCGTCGTGCGTTACCGGAATAGTGTGAGTGCCCACTAGGACCTGCACACTCAGCCCGTGCTGCACAAAGCAGGAGCCAACCTCGGCGGCGCCGGAGAAATCGTCGGCCTGCACAAATACGGAAGCCACGTTGCTCCTCTCGTCCTCGGCTGGGCCCGCGCTGTGGCGGGATACATTCATCATGACATGCGTGCGCGAATCACGCTAGAATAGTTGCGCAATTTGCGCACCCACAACAAAGTGATGGACACAACATTCGGCGCAGTCACTCCGGCCGGCTGCAGTTAGGGGGAGCGCTGGATCTCCCGAAGAGGGACCGTTGCCTCCACGAGTTGGAGCGTGAACACCCACAGCAGCACGTCCTCGCCCGGCACGTACCAGTCGCGCTCGGGCGCCCGCCGGAAGCCAAGCGACTCGTAGAGAGCGTGCGCGCGTTCCATAAACGTGGCGCTCGTGATGCTGATCGCCCCGATGCCGGGCAGCTGCCGGGCGTGCTCCACGATCCCGCGGACCACGGCGCGGCCCACGCCGCCGCCCTGGTGCGCCGGGTCCACCGCCAGCATCCGGAACTCCAGCTCCCCGTCGGCGGCGATCTCGCTGTACGGCTGGCCGGCGAACGTCAGCGTCACCGCCGCCACCACCCGGCCCGCAGCCTCCGCCACCCAAACCTGCGCATGCTGGGCGCGGTGCTCCACATCCTCCAGCACACCCATGTACGGGTGGTCCGCGGCGAAATGCCCGGCCCGGAGGTAGGCGTCGCGCGTAATGCGCCGGACCTCCGGGAAGTCCGACGGCGCCGCCCGCCGGAGTGCGACGCTCACCGCGCGCCGCCGGTTGCGGCAGTCCGCTCCACGTAGTGGCCCAGCCGTGCCAAATCCGGCTGCGATGAAGGATCGCCCACGGCATCCCCGCCCACCGCGTTCGCCACGGCCAGCGCCCGCGCATGGTCCAGCCCCTGGCGCAGCGCCAGGACCAGGGCGGCGCAGAACGCATCGCCGGCACCCACGGTGTTCGCCACTGTGACCGCAACGGAAGGAGCCTCGGCCACCTTCCGGCCGTGCTGGAACATCGCCGAGCCGTCCCCGCCGTAGGTCACGGCCACCAGTTTGGCCGAGGCGAGGGCGGGGATCAGGGTGTATTCGCTCTCGTTGACGATTACCAGGTCGCAGCGCTCCAGCAGTTCCGCCGGCAGGTCCATGGCCGGAGCGGCGTT
Encoded here:
- a CDS encoding GNAT family N-acetyltransferase, with amino-acid sequence MSVALRRAAPSDFPEVRRITRDAYLRAGHFAADHPYMGVLEDVEHRAQHAQVWVAEAAGRVVAAVTLTFAGQPYSEIAADGELEFRMLAVDPAHQGGGVGRAVVRGIVEHARQLPGIGAISITSATFMERAHALYESLGFRRAPERDWYVPGEDVLLWVFTLQLVEATVPLREIQRSP
- the pdxA gene encoding 4-hydroxythreonine-4-phosphate dehydrogenase PdxA produces the protein MASVFVQADDFSGAAEVGSCFVQHGLSVQVLVGTHTIPVTHDGGTSFPEPVTDVVVTDTHSRGLAESAAEAMVKEAFASPEAAGAQVMFKKVDSLWRGNVRAEVAALAGLGFHAVVAGALPQLQRSVVDGRPLVAGTPLAETDLWQAEHSAPPADIPSLLRPEDPSSVQTLPLAEVRSGSLAATLAPLMDSDQPSLVVADCDTVQDLESVVDALLELGFQTGGRRIVLVGTGGTADALAQRLATQAARNAQPRAQADTATTQPQAAARPVLAVVGSASGTAQAQLARLEAHGFTVVRLHPQYAGAVGAYASQLAQVSADLRAGHRVAITLATSKVDPSGSARIVQALSKFAAAAAKATPTDLILTGGETAREVLDAVGLHRLVPLAAVQHGVVLSRADDGTLVGTKPGSFGDHLALLQLYDEIRERRGRSAQAPATTLPSKTSKRPGADMTTAAVSSTEQNALPNVAVTMGDGAGVGPEVVVAAVLDPQSNAECRPVVIGDALRLRQAADVLGIQADIQSIEDVEDAVFTPGRVNVIDLALLPEDLPWGQLSPVAGHAAYEYIRMASELAMAGKVQAICTAPLNKEALHAAGHIFPGHTELLAHLTGTEEVSMMLSTPKIRVIHVTTHIGLMDAIRKINPDLVERTIRRGHEALVRAGIPNPKIGVCAINPHAGENGLFGQGEEAEKIEPGVKAAQVDGINAVGPLPADTLFFLAGRGDYDLVVAMYHDQGHGPVKVLGIEAGVNITVGLPVIRTSVDHGTAFDIAGKAIADSRSMVEALHQAAAMATRPAVAV